A part of Apodemus sylvaticus chromosome 19, mApoSyl1.1, whole genome shotgun sequence genomic DNA contains:
- the LOC127669258 gene encoding olfactory receptor 10A2-like — MSVNCSLWQENGLSVKHFAFAKFSEVPGECFLLFTLILLMFLVSLTGNALITLAICTSPVLHTPMYFFLANLSLLEIGYTCSVIPKMLQSLVSEVRGISREGCATQMFFFTLFGITECFLLAAMALDRCMAICSPLHYATQMSRGVCAHLAIVSWGTGCIVGLGQTNFIFSLNFCGPCEIDHFFCDLPPVLALVCGDTSQNEAAIFVVAILCISSPFLLIIYSYVRILVVVLVMPSPEGRHKALSTCSSHLLVVTLFYGSGSINYLRPKSSHSPEIDKLLALFYTAVTSMLNPIIYSLRNKEVKGALRRTLGLKKVLTISN, encoded by the coding sequence ATGAGTGTCAACTGCTCTCTGTGGCAAGAGAACGGTTTGTCTGTCAAACACTTTGCATTTGCCAAGTTCTCTGAGGTCCCTGGAGAATGCTTCCTCCTGTTCACCCTCATCCTCCTCATGTTCTTAGTATCACTGACAGGAAATGCACTCATAACACTTGCCATCTGCACCAGTCCAGTCCtacacacccccatgtacttctttctgGCCAACTTATCTCTCCTGGAAATTGGCTACACTTGCTCTGTCATACCCAAGATGCTGCAGAGCCTTGTAAGTGAGGTCCGAGGGATCTCTCGGGAGGGATGTGCCACACAGATGTTTTTCTTCACACTTTTTGGTATAACTGAGTGCTTCCTATTGGCAGCCATGGCCTTGGACCGATGCATGGCCATATGCTCCCCACTCCACTATGCTACCCAAATGAGTCGTGGTGTATGTGCCCATTTGGCAATTGTTTCATGGGGAACAGGTTGCATTGTCGGGTTAGGACaaaccaattttattttttccttgaactTCTGTGGACCCTGTGAGATAGATCACTTCTTCTGTGACCTTCCACCTGTCCTGGCACTTGTCTGTGGAGATACATCCCAAAATGAGGCTGCCATTTTTGTGGTGGCAATCCTCTGTATATCTAGTCCATTTTTACTTATCATTTATTCCTATGTCAGAATTCTGGTTGTAGTGCTGGTGATGCCTTCCCCTGAGGGGCGCCATAAagctctctccacatgttcctcccACCTACTTGTAGTCACACTCTTTTATGGCTCAGGATCTATTAACTATTTGAGGCCCAAATCTAGCCACTCACCAGAAATTGATAAACTCTTGGCCCTCTTCTATACAGCAGTGACATCCATGCTGAACCCCATCATCTATAGCTTAAGGAACAAGGAAGTAAAGGGAGCACTGAGAAGAACTCTGGGCCTGAAGAAAGTTCTGACAATAAGTAACTGA